Within Takifugu rubripes chromosome 20, fTakRub1.2, whole genome shotgun sequence, the genomic segment gtgagacagccGACCGGCCctcctgttgccccccccccctccatagaAGTGGAATTCCAACAAtggcgctcacacacacacacacacacacacacacacacacctagagaGCATTATCTCGCTGATTACAATATCACGAGTGTTGACAGATTTATTTAACTAATAAATGAAACTGGTGCTGATGTTCAGGCCGACACATTTTGAAAGAAggatcaataataataaaaacgaGAAAAGTGAACTGGCAAAACCTGATCATCAATATTTCCTAATCGCACAAGCGAGCGCACGCGTCATTTGATGGAgtttgtctccccctgctggtcagcaCCGGAACTTCCTGATCGCTCAGTTACGTCACTGCCGCGGGTGATCAATAAAGACTCTCAGGTTCAGTCACCTGTGACGTGAGGGAACCTGGAGACTCACAGCCAGGTAGTATCAATATAGAAGACCACTTCAAAaacagttttttatttttactttgttACCGTTAGATACTAATGAACAGGTCTCAGCAGCACCAATATCAATAATCACAACAATTATACCAAAAACTGGGTTTgaacactttatttttttaaatgtacacaaaaaaagaaaaaaggaagaagtTTGTGCCAGAAGTTTTTAAGCTGCTGTGTCCAGTTTCACCTTTAAGGGACAAATTAAGGGAGTTAAAATAGCACAAAGGCCGATCCATCGCTTTGATTGCCGTCATTAACAGCTGCTTCACGTCGCTGAGGACACAGATCAGCCTTTTCACACCTTCAACTGAGATGTCTGAACAGTGTCACtgcatttgacctttgacccgggtCACCTCTTTCTGTAACTCCTCCCCCGCTGCTTGTAGCCCCTCCCTCTGCCGTAGAAGCCCCCTctgtgcctcctccagctgctcattCAGGTTCAAATAGCGCAGACACTGTTGGAAGCGCACCTCCACCTCGCTGTCAGCACGTCGGACCGGTTCTGAGAACAGAACCAGAGCACGAATCAGCACGTTTGGTACCTGATGCAGG encodes:
- the c20h19orf25 gene encoding UPF0449 protein C19orf25 homolog, giving the protein MISSKNKNRVVLPSRPEPPSVDQILEDIQSAAADDPVFSILDQKGREPVRRADSEVEVRFQQCLRYLNLNEQLEEAQRGLLRQREGLQAAGEELQKEVTRVKGQMQ